A stretch of the Pseudomonas sp. ACM7 genome encodes the following:
- the aceE gene encoding pyruvate dehydrogenase (acetyl-transferring), homodimeric type produces the protein MQDLDPVETQEWLDALESVLDKEGEDRAHYLMTRMGELATRSGSQLPYAITTPYRNTIPVTHEARMPGDLFMERRIRSLVRWNAMAMVMRTNLKDSDLGGHISSFASSATLYDIGFNYFFQAPTDEHGGDLIYFQGHTSPGVYARAFMEGRITEDQMNNFRQEVDGQGLSSYPHPWLMPDFWQFPTVSMGLGPIQAIYQARFMKYLEARGFIPEGKQKVWCFLGDGECDEPESLGAISLAGREKLDNLIFVINCNLQRLDGPVRGNGKIIQELEGVFRGAQWNVTKVIWGRFWDPLLAKDVDGILQRRMDEVIDGEYQNYKAKDGAFVREHFFNSPELKAMVADLSDDEIWKLNRGGHDPYKVYAAYHEAVNHKEQPTVILAKTIKGYGTGAGEAKNTAHNTKKVDVESLKLFRDRFDIPVKDEELENLPFFKPEPNSAEARYLSERRTALGGFVPQRRAKSFDIPTPSLDTLKAILDGSGDREISTTMAFVRILAQLVKDKEIGPRIVPIIPDEARTFGMEGMFRQLGIYSSVGQLYEPVDKDQVMFYKEDKKGQILEEGINEAGAMSSFIAAGTSYSSHNQPMLPFYIFYSMFGFQRIGDLAWAAGDSRTRGFLIGGTAGRTTLNGEGLQHEDGHSHILAATIPNCRTFDPTYGYELAVIIQDGMKKMTEQQQDVFYYITVMNESYQQPAMPAGVEEGIIKGMYLLEEDTREAAHHVQLMGSGTILREVREAAKILREQFNVGADVWSVTSFNELRRDGLAVERSNRLHPGQKPKLSYVEECLNGRQGPVIASTDYMKLFAEQIRQWVPSKEFKVLGTDGFGRSDSRKKLRHFFEVDRHFVVLAALEALADRGDIEPKVVAEAIAKFGINPEKRNPLDC, from the coding sequence ATGCAAGACCTCGATCCCGTCGAAACCCAGGAATGGCTGGACGCCCTGGAATCGGTTCTCGACAAAGAAGGCGAAGACCGCGCTCACTATCTGATGACCCGTATGGGCGAACTCGCAACCCGTAGCGGTTCGCAATTGCCTTACGCCATCACCACGCCATACCGCAACACGATCCCTGTCACCCACGAAGCACGCATGCCTGGCGACCTGTTCATGGAACGCCGCATTCGCTCGTTGGTACGCTGGAACGCGATGGCCATGGTGATGCGTACGAACCTGAAAGATTCTGACCTGGGCGGTCACATCTCCAGCTTCGCCTCCAGCGCAACGCTGTATGACATCGGCTTCAACTATTTCTTCCAGGCCCCGACCGACGAACACGGCGGCGACCTGATCTACTTCCAGGGTCACACCTCGCCAGGCGTTTACGCCCGTGCGTTCATGGAAGGCCGCATCACCGAAGACCAGATGAACAACTTCCGTCAGGAAGTCGACGGTCAGGGCCTGTCGTCCTATCCGCACCCGTGGCTGATGCCTGATTTCTGGCAGTTCCCGACCGTATCCATGGGTCTGGGCCCTATCCAGGCGATCTACCAGGCACGCTTCATGAAGTACCTGGAAGCCCGTGGTTTCATCCCTGAAGGCAAGCAAAAAGTCTGGTGCTTCCTGGGCGACGGCGAGTGCGACGAGCCGGAATCCCTGGGCGCGATCTCGCTGGCTGGCCGCGAGAAGCTCGACAACCTGATCTTCGTTATTAACTGCAACCTGCAGCGCCTTGATGGCCCGGTTCGCGGCAACGGCAAGATCATCCAGGAACTCGAAGGCGTGTTCCGCGGTGCTCAGTGGAACGTGACCAAAGTCATCTGGGGCCGTTTCTGGGACCCACTGTTGGCCAAAGACGTCGACGGTATCCTGCAACGCCGCATGGACGAAGTCATCGACGGCGAGTACCAGAACTACAAAGCCAAAGACGGCGCGTTCGTACGTGAACACTTCTTCAACTCGCCAGAACTCAAGGCGATGGTTGCTGATCTGTCCGACGACGAGATCTGGAAACTCAACCGTGGCGGTCACGACCCGTACAAGGTCTACGCGGCGTACCACGAAGCGGTCAACCACAAAGAACAACCGACCGTCATCCTGGCCAAGACCATCAAAGGTTATGGCACCGGTGCCGGCGAAGCGAAGAACACTGCGCACAACACCAAGAAAGTTGATGTTGAAAGCCTGAAGCTGTTCCGCGATCGTTTCGACATTCCGGTCAAAGACGAAGAACTGGAAAACCTGCCGTTCTTCAAACCGGAACCAAACAGCGCTGAAGCCCGTTACCTGAGCGAGCGCCGCACTGCACTGGGCGGTTTCGTGCCACAGCGCCGTGCCAAAAGCTTCGACATCCCGACGCCATCGCTGGATACCCTCAAGGCAATCCTGGACGGCTCGGGCGACCGTGAAATTTCCACCACCATGGCGTTCGTGCGGATCCTCGCGCAACTGGTCAAGGACAAGGAAATCGGTCCGCGCATCGTCCCGATCATCCCGGACGAAGCCCGTACCTTCGGTATGGAAGGCATGTTCCGTCAGTTGGGCATCTACTCCTCCGTCGGCCAGCTCTACGAGCCAGTCGATAAAGACCAGGTGATGTTCTACAAGGAAGACAAGAAGGGCCAGATCCTCGAAGAAGGCATCAACGAAGCGGGCGCCATGAGCTCCTTCATCGCTGCCGGTACTTCGTACTCCAGCCACAACCAGCCAATGCTGCCGTTCTACATCTTCTACTCGATGTTCGGCTTCCAGCGTATCGGCGACCTCGCCTGGGCCGCTGGCGACAGCCGTACCCGTGGCTTCCTGATCGGCGGCACCGCCGGCCGGACCACGCTGAACGGCGAAGGCCTGCAACACGAAGACGGTCACAGCCACATCCTGGCTGCCACCATCCCGAACTGCCGCACCTTTGATCCAACCTACGGCTACGAGCTGGCGGTGATCATCCAGGACGGCATGAAGAAGATGACCGAACAGCAGCAGGACGTTTTCTACTACATCACCGTGATGAACGAGTCCTACCAGCAGCCAGCCATGCCGGCCGGTGTCGAGGAAGGCATCATCAAGGGCATGTACCTGCTCGAGGAAGACACCCGCGAAGCGGCGCACCACGTTCAGCTGATGGGCTCCGGCACCATCCTGCGCGAAGTTCGCGAAGCGGCGAAAATCCTGCGTGAACAGTTCAACGTCGGCGCTGACGTGTGGAGCGTTACCAGCTTCAACGAACTGCGTCGCGATGGCCTGGCCGTAGAGCGCAGCAACCGTCTGCACCCGGGCCAGAAGCCAAAACTGAGCTATGTCGAAGAGTGCCTGAACGGCCGTCAAGGTCCGGTCATCGCGTCTACCGACTACATGAAGCTGTTCGCTGAGCAAATTCGTCAGTGGGTCCCGTCCAAGGAATTCAAAGTCCTGGGCACCGACGGTTTCGGCCGCAGTGACAGCCGCAAGAAGCTGCGTCACTTCTTCGAAGTCGACCGTCATTTCGTGGTGTTGGCAGCCCTGGAAGCCTTGGCTGACCGTGGTGATATCGAACCTAAAGTGGTGGCTGAAGCCATCGCCAAGTTCGGGATCAACCCGGAAAAACGCAACCCACTGGACTGCTGA
- the aceF gene encoding dihydrolipoyllysine-residue acetyltransferase: MSELIRVPDIGSGEGEVIELFVKVGDRVEADQSILTLESDKASMEIPAPKAGIVKSIKVKLGDRLKEGDELLELEVEGAAAAAPAAAAAPAAKAEAKPAAAPAPAAAAPAAAPAAATTQQVHVPDIGSSGKAQIIEIQVKVGDTVEADQSLITLESDKASMEIPSPAAGVVKSISVKLNDEVGTGDLILDLEVAGAAAPAAAAPAKAAAPAAAAPAPAAAAPAAPVADSVQDIHVPDIGSAGKAKIIEVLVKAGDTVEADQSLITLESDKASMEIPSPAAGVVESVSIKLDDEVGTGDLILKLKVKGVAPAAPAPAAAAPAPAPAAAKAEAAPAAAAPAPAVPAAVPAKPGAKVHAGPAVRQLAREFGVELNAVGASGPHGRILKEDVQVYVKAMMQKAKEAPAAAAGATGGAGIPPIPVVDFSRFGETEEVPMTRLMQIGASSLHRSWLNIPHVTQFDSADITDLEAFRIAQKAVAEKAGVKLTILPLLLKSCAHLLKELPDFNSSLAPSGKAIIRKKYVNIGFAVDTPEGLLVPVIKNVDQKSLLQLAAEAAVLAAKARDKKLTADDMQGACFTISSLGHIGGTGFTPIVNAPEVAILGVSKATIQPVWDGKAFQPKLMLPLSLSYDHRVINGAAAARFTKRLSDLLADIRTILL, from the coding sequence GTGAGCGAACTCATTCGCGTACCTGACATCGGCAGCGGTGAAGGTGAAGTAATCGAACTATTTGTGAAGGTCGGCGACCGTGTGGAAGCCGACCAAAGCATCCTGACGCTTGAGTCGGACAAGGCGAGCATGGAAATCCCTGCGCCCAAGGCTGGCATCGTCAAGAGCATCAAAGTGAAGCTGGGCGATCGCCTGAAAGAAGGCGACGAACTGCTGGAGCTGGAAGTCGAAGGTGCCGCTGCTGCGGCCCCTGCGGCTGCCGCTGCGCCGGCGGCCAAAGCTGAAGCGAAACCGGCTGCTGCTCCTGCTCCGGCAGCAGCTGCACCGGCCGCTGCTCCCGCTGCTGCAACTACCCAGCAAGTGCACGTGCCGGACATCGGCTCGTCGGGCAAGGCCCAGATCATCGAGATCCAGGTCAAGGTCGGCGACACCGTCGAGGCTGATCAGTCGCTGATCACCCTGGAATCCGACAAGGCCAGCATGGAAATCCCATCGCCTGCCGCTGGCGTGGTCAAGAGCATCAGCGTCAAGCTCAACGACGAAGTCGGCACTGGCGACCTGATTCTGGATCTGGAAGTGGCGGGTGCTGCGGCCCCTGCTGCTGCCGCGCCAGCCAAGGCTGCTGCGCCTGCTGCCGCTGCTCCAGCGCCAGCCGCTGCGGCTCCGGCTGCACCGGTTGCTGACAGCGTTCAGGACATTCATGTCCCGGACATCGGTTCGGCAGGCAAGGCCAAGATCATCGAAGTCCTGGTCAAGGCCGGCGACACCGTTGAAGCCGACCAGTCGCTGATCACCCTGGAATCCGACAAGGCGAGCATGGAAATTCCATCGCCTGCCGCTGGCGTGGTGGAAAGCGTTTCCATCAAGCTGGATGACGAAGTCGGTACCGGCGACCTGATCCTGAAGCTGAAAGTCAAAGGCGTTGCGCCTGCTGCCCCGGCTCCGGCCGCTGCTGCACCTGCACCAGCACCTGCGGCTGCCAAGGCTGAAGCTGCTCCTGCAGCCGCCGCTCCGGCACCGGCCGTACCGGCTGCTGTACCGGCTAAACCTGGCGCCAAGGTTCACGCTGGCCCGGCTGTACGCCAACTGGCTCGTGAGTTCGGCGTCGAGCTGAACGCCGTCGGCGCCAGTGGTCCGCACGGCCGCATCCTGAAAGAAGACGTGCAGGTTTACGTCAAAGCCATGATGCAGAAGGCCAAGGAAGCACCGGCCGCTGCTGCTGGCGCAACCGGTGGCGCAGGCATCCCGCCGATTCCGGTCGTGGACTTCAGCCGCTTCGGTGAAACCGAAGAAGTGCCGATGACACGCCTGATGCAAATCGGCGCGTCGAGCCTGCATCGCAGCTGGCTGAACATTCCGCACGTGACTCAGTTCGATTCGGCTGATATCACCGACCTGGAAGCGTTCCGTATCGCTCAGAAAGCCGTTGCAGAGAAGGCTGGCGTCAAGCTGACCATCCTGCCACTGCTGCTCAAATCCTGCGCACACCTGCTCAAGGAACTGCCGGACTTCAACAGTTCGCTGGCACCAAGCGGCAAGGCGATCATCCGCAAGAAGTACGTGAACATCGGCTTCGCAGTCGACACCCCTGAAGGCCTGTTGGTACCGGTCATCAAGAACGTCGATCAGAAGAGCCTGTTGCAACTGGCAGCCGAAGCCGCCGTGCTGGCCGCCAAGGCCCGCGACAAAAAGCTCACCGCTGACGACATGCAAGGCGCCTGCTTCACCATTTCCAGCCTCGGCCACATTGGCGGCACCGGCTTCACGCCGATCGTCAACGCGCCGGAAGTGGCGATCCTCGGTGTTTCCAAGGCAACCATCCAGCCAGTCTGGGATGGCAAAGCCTTCCAGCCGAAACTGATGCTGCCACTGTCGCTGTCCTACGATCACCGTGTGATCAACGGCGCCGCTGCTGCACGCTTCACCAAGCGTCTGAGCGACCTGCTGGCGGACATCCGCACCATCCTGCTGTAA
- a CDS encoding alkaline phosphatase D family protein produces MFKPTVGPIIGHTTTNHTRIFLRGELQNNAPAFAGIRYRRPGEERWSQGVFAKLTILRDMSDVIALNDLVTDTEYEYQAGWFSPMSPVHTVETIQELPLQWPRDIYRFRTQSSKATIPRAYIVGSCRYLRMTAGVPSAPHLGDRIFASITNLAQQAEPPISAMLMTGDQIYVDDLNVIAPDREYKEILSKYRAAFSQPNIGKLMSGVPTYMILDDHEIEDNWPANKNKADAYLYKNAIAAYELYQASHSPAHTLLASGQINRKLEQYWYQYAEGDIEWFVTDSRTRRNLSANDRRILDEEQEQVLCKWLIHNPARVKFVVTSVMFYPDRKAHGDDAWKAFPEQRLRLLETIRTHRIKNVFFVSGDVHGSLTSRLTHSEDPDFEVHTIVSSPLCNSKLLPYAKASTFILDQPLARTAAGDYQHELTSQVVSQDNFAHLIVDAEQVRVSYHDRDGKPLQSTSIPLR; encoded by the coding sequence ATGTTTAAACCGACTGTTGGCCCTATTATTGGCCACACAACAACTAACCACACACGCATCTTTTTGCGTGGAGAACTTCAAAACAATGCGCCGGCATTTGCAGGTATTCGTTATCGCCGGCCTGGCGAAGAGCGCTGGTCCCAAGGTGTATTTGCAAAGTTGACGATCTTGCGTGATATGTCCGATGTCATAGCGCTCAACGACCTTGTCACCGATACCGAGTACGAATACCAGGCGGGCTGGTTCAGCCCCATGAGCCCGGTGCACACCGTGGAGACGATTCAGGAACTGCCGCTGCAATGGCCGCGCGATATCTACCGGTTTCGCACACAGTCCAGCAAAGCCACGATTCCACGGGCCTATATCGTCGGTTCATGTCGTTACCTGCGCATGACCGCTGGCGTCCCGTCTGCACCGCATCTGGGGGACAGGATTTTCGCCTCGATCACGAATCTGGCGCAGCAGGCCGAACCGCCCATCAGCGCCATGTTGATGACCGGCGATCAAATCTATGTCGATGACCTGAACGTCATTGCTCCCGACCGGGAATACAAGGAAATACTCAGTAAGTACCGCGCAGCTTTTTCCCAACCCAATATTGGCAAGTTAATGTCCGGCGTGCCGACTTACATGATCCTCGATGATCATGAAATTGAAGACAACTGGCCCGCCAACAAAAATAAGGCCGACGCCTATTTATACAAAAACGCCATCGCGGCGTATGAGTTGTATCAAGCCAGTCATAGCCCGGCGCATACACTTCTTGCCAGCGGGCAAATAAATAGAAAACTGGAACAGTATTGGTATCAGTACGCCGAAGGTGATATCGAATGGTTTGTCACTGACAGTCGAACCCGACGCAACCTGTCGGCCAATGATCGACGCATCCTCGATGAAGAGCAGGAACAGGTCTTGTGCAAATGGTTGATTCACAACCCGGCCAGGGTCAAATTCGTGGTCACCAGCGTGATGTTCTACCCCGACCGCAAAGCCCATGGTGATGACGCGTGGAAGGCCTTTCCCGAACAGCGTCTGCGGCTGCTGGAGACAATTCGTACACACCGCATCAAGAACGTCTTCTTCGTTTCCGGTGATGTCCATGGCTCCCTGACCAGTCGCCTGACCCACAGCGAGGACCCGGACTTCGAGGTGCACACCATCGTCTCCTCACCCTTGTGCAACAGCAAACTGCTGCCGTACGCCAAGGCATCCACCTTCATCCTCGATCAACCGTTGGCGCGAACAGCCGCTGGCGACTATCAGCATGAACTGACCAGCCAGGTGGTCAGTCAGGACAACTTTGCCCATTTGATCGTCGATGCCGAACAGGTTCGTGTCAGTTATCACGACCGGGACGGCAAGCCTTTGCAGTCGACCAGCATCCCGCTCCGGTAA
- a CDS encoding bifunctional diguanylate cyclase/phosphodiesterase, translating into MKSQPDAASRMVAEVVTQLPVPSRLGMLRFERLNEASWALLFLDPNCERQFGLPAVELCALVGSPYASLMEPEARYQLHDAVQQQLTESPHYLIRYTLHTAAGSLNLLELGEAYKQHNRHLLRGYLLVVDGLFDGEQLLPALDLETQNSRLQIALELNQRAQQEQLLHLDRVRAQQDLILLLTRQRYSSNKSLQEAAELITRSACDIYEIDCASLWNLEGSLLVPISAYHRASQEYLLPEPIDVSLFPDYLDALHTGRAIDAHNAMRDPRTREMAEHLRSRDVNAMLDASIRVDGQVVGVLCLEQTGTTRAWQSDEIAFAGELADQFAQVINNHNRRTATSALHLFQRAVEQSANAFLLVNCDGVVEYVNPSFTAITQYTTEEVHGQRLSELPALENLSELLFDAPSALAKSNSWQGEFKSRRKNLEPYWGQLSISKVYGDNRELTHYIGIYEDITQTKLAQQRIERLAYTDNLTNLGNRPAFIRNLDERFARDSDTPISLLLVDIDNFKRINDSLGHQTGDKLLISLARRLRNSLSPSGSLARFASNEFAVLLDDTDLRAGQQIANQLLATLDKPMFVDNQLISVTGSVGLACAPLHGRDPQTLMRNAGLALHKAKANGKHQVQVFTEALNAEASYKLFVENNLRRALTQNELDVFYQPKLCLRSGRLLGMEALLRWNHPEKGMIRPDQFISVAEETGLIIPIGKWIARQACRMSKDLTAAGLGNLQVAINLSPKQFSDPDLVSSIANILKEEALPANLLELELTEGLLLEATEDTHLQLDQLKRLGLTLAMDDFGTGYSSLSYLKKFPIDIIKIDRSFIHEIPDNQDDMEITSAVIAMAHNLKLKVVAEGIETAEQLAFLRRHRCDVGQGYLFDRPIPGTELIEKLKRYPRGPIA; encoded by the coding sequence ATGAAGAGCCAACCCGATGCCGCCAGCCGTATGGTGGCCGAGGTAGTGACGCAGTTGCCTGTGCCCTCGCGGCTCGGCATGCTTCGTTTCGAACGGCTGAATGAAGCGAGTTGGGCGCTGCTGTTTCTCGATCCTAATTGCGAACGACAGTTCGGCCTGCCGGCTGTGGAGCTCTGCGCTCTGGTCGGCTCGCCCTACGCCAGCCTGATGGAGCCCGAAGCGCGCTATCAGCTGCATGACGCGGTTCAGCAGCAACTCACCGAAAGCCCGCATTACCTGATCCGCTACACCCTGCACACCGCCGCCGGCTCCTTGAACCTGCTGGAACTGGGCGAAGCCTACAAACAACATAATCGACACCTGCTGCGCGGCTACCTGCTGGTGGTCGACGGCCTGTTCGATGGCGAGCAACTGCTGCCGGCCCTGGACCTCGAAACCCAGAACTCTCGCCTGCAAATCGCCCTGGAACTCAATCAGCGCGCCCAGCAGGAACAGCTTCTGCACCTGGACCGGGTGCGCGCCCAGCAAGACTTGATCCTGCTGCTGACCCGCCAGCGCTATAGCAGCAACAAATCCCTGCAAGAAGCCGCCGAACTGATCACTCGCAGCGCCTGTGACATTTACGAAATCGACTGCGCCAGCCTGTGGAACCTCGAAGGTTCACTGCTCGTGCCGATTTCGGCCTATCACCGCGCCAGCCAGGAATACCTGCTGCCGGAGCCGATTGACGTCAGTCTCTTCCCTGATTATCTGGATGCCTTGCACACCGGCCGCGCCATCGACGCCCACAACGCCATGCGCGACCCGCGCACCCGGGAAATGGCCGAACATCTGCGCTCGCGTGATGTGAACGCCATGCTCGACGCCAGTATCCGCGTCGACGGCCAAGTGGTCGGCGTACTCTGCCTGGAGCAGACCGGTACGACCCGCGCCTGGCAATCGGACGAAATTGCTTTCGCCGGTGAGTTGGCGGATCAGTTTGCCCAAGTCATCAACAACCACAACCGCCGCACCGCCACCAGCGCCCTGCACCTGTTCCAGCGTGCGGTAGAGCAAAGCGCCAACGCCTTTTTGCTGGTTAATTGCGATGGCGTGGTGGAATACGTCAACCCGAGTTTCACGGCGATCACCCAGTACACCACCGAAGAAGTCCACGGCCAGCGGCTGTCGGAACTGCCGGCACTGGAAAACCTCAGCGAGCTGTTGTTCGACGCGCCCTCGGCGCTGGCCAAGAGCAACAGTTGGCAAGGCGAATTCAAAAGCCGCCGCAAAAATCTCGAACCCTACTGGGGCCAGTTGTCGATTTCCAAGGTTTACGGCGACAACCGCGAGCTGACGCATTACATCGGCATCTACGAAGACATCACCCAGACCAAGCTCGCTCAGCAGCGCATTGAGCGTCTGGCTTACACCGATAACCTGACCAACCTCGGCAACCGTCCGGCCTTCATCCGCAACCTCGATGAACGTTTCGCCCGAGACAGCGATACCCCGATCAGCTTGTTGCTGGTGGACATCGACAATTTCAAGCGGATCAACGACAGCCTCGGCCACCAGACCGGCGACAAACTGCTGATCAGCCTGGCCCGACGCCTGCGCAACAGCCTGAGCCCGAGTGGCAGCCTGGCGCGGTTCGCCAGTAACGAATTCGCCGTGCTGCTGGACGACACCGATCTGCGTGCGGGCCAACAGATTGCCAATCAATTGCTGGCGACCCTCGACAAGCCGATGTTCGTCGACAACCAGCTGATCAGCGTCACCGGCTCCGTGGGCCTGGCCTGCGCACCGTTGCACGGTCGCGATCCGCAAACCCTGATGCGCAACGCCGGCCTCGCGCTGCACAAGGCCAAGGCCAACGGTAAACATCAGGTCCAAGTGTTCACCGAAGCGCTGAACGCAGAAGCCAGCTACAAACTGTTCGTCGAAAACAACCTGCGTCGCGCCCTGACCCAGAATGAGCTGGACGTGTTCTACCAGCCCAAGCTTTGCCTGCGCAGCGGTCGCCTGTTGGGGATGGAAGCGCTGCTGCGCTGGAACCATCCGGAAAAAGGCATGATCCGCCCGGACCAGTTCATCAGCGTCGCCGAAGAAACCGGCCTGATCATCCCCATCGGCAAATGGATCGCCCGCCAGGCCTGCCGCATGAGCAAAGACCTGACCGCCGCTGGCCTGGGCAATCTTCAGGTGGCAATCAACCTGTCGCCTAAGCAGTTCTCCGACCCGGACCTGGTGTCGTCCATCGCCAACATCCTCAAAGAAGAAGCGCTGCCGGCAAACCTGCTGGAGCTCGAACTCACCGAAGGCCTGCTGCTGGAAGCCACCGAAGACACCCACTTGCAGCTCGATCAGCTCAAGCGCCTGGGCCTGACCCTGGCCATGGATGACTTTGGCACCGGTTACTCGTCGCTCAGTTACTTGAAAAAATTCCCGATCGACATCATTAAGATTGATCGAAGCTTCATCCACGAAATCCCCGACAACCAGGACGACATGGAAATCACCTCCGCGGTGATCGCCATGGCCCACAACCTGAAACTCAAGGTCGTGGCTGAAGGCATCGAAACCGCCGAGCAGTTGGCTTTCCTGCGCCGTCACCGCTGCGACGTCGGCCAGGGTTACCTGTTCGACCGACCGATCCCGGGCACCGAGCTGATCGAAAAGCTCAAGCGCTATCCGCGTGGCCCGATCGCCTGA
- the msrA gene encoding peptide-methionine (S)-S-oxide reductase MsrA, producing MVLRSEILVNKNVLPTKEQALPGRETPMNLPEKHFVHDAPLLGPFAMDVDFAIFGLGCFWGAERKFWQREGVVSTVVGYAGGFTPNPTYEEVCSGLTGHSEVVLVVYDPAKVSYEELLKMFWELHNPTQGMRQGNDIGTQYRSVIYATNPTQLAAAKHSEQVFQAELTKAGKGTITTEIDEAPTVYFAEAYHQQYLAKNPEGYCGIGGTGVTCPI from the coding sequence ATGGTTCTGCGCTCGGAAATCCTGGTGAACAAAAACGTGCTCCCGACTAAAGAACAAGCTCTGCCTGGCCGTGAAACCCCAATGAACCTGCCGGAAAAACACTTCGTCCACGACGCCCCGCTGCTGGGCCCGTTCGCGATGGACGTGGATTTCGCGATCTTCGGCCTGGGCTGCTTCTGGGGCGCGGAACGCAAGTTCTGGCAGCGCGAAGGCGTGGTCAGCACGGTGGTGGGTTATGCCGGCGGCTTTACGCCGAACCCGACGTATGAAGAAGTCTGCTCGGGCCTGACCGGCCACAGCGAAGTGGTACTGGTGGTCTACGACCCGGCGAAAGTCAGCTACGAAGAACTGCTGAAGATGTTCTGGGAACTGCACAACCCGACCCAGGGCATGCGTCAGGGCAACGACATCGGCACCCAATACCGCTCGGTGATCTACGCCACCAACCCGACTCAGTTGGCAGCCGCCAAGCACAGCGAGCAAGTGTTCCAGGCTGAGCTGACCAAGGCTGGCAAAGGCACGATCACCACTGAAATCGACGAAGCCCCGACGGTCTATTTCGCCGAGGCGTATCACCAGCAATACCTGGCGAAAAACCCTGAAGGGTATTGCGGGATTGGCGGTACAGGCGTGACTTGCCCGATCTGA
- a CDS encoding 23S rRNA (adenine(2030)-N(6))-methyltransferase RlmJ: protein MNYRHAFHAGNHADVFKHLTLTRIIALMSRKEQPFAYLDTHAGIGLYDLQGDQASRTGEYLEGIARLWDQPDLPALTADYMKVLHDMNPDGQLRYYPGSPELARRLTRPQDRVMLNEKHPQDGVLLKDNMAGDRRVKVHLGEGWHVPRAMLPVQEKRAVMLIDPPFEQLDEMQRCAASLKEAIGRMRQTVAAIWYPVKDQRMLRRFYQDLAGTGAPKLLRVELLVHPLDTPNSLNGSGLAIANPPWGLEEELRELLPWLSKKLGQTQGGWQMDWLIAE, encoded by the coding sequence ATGAATTATCGTCACGCCTTCCATGCCGGCAATCACGCCGATGTGTTCAAACACCTGACTTTGACCCGCATCATCGCCTTGATGTCGCGCAAGGAGCAGCCGTTTGCCTATCTCGACACTCACGCCGGCATTGGTCTGTATGACCTGCAGGGTGATCAGGCGAGCCGTACCGGTGAGTACCTGGAAGGTATTGCGCGTTTGTGGGATCAGCCGGATCTGCCGGCGTTGACCGCGGATTACATGAAGGTGCTGCACGACATGAACCCGGATGGCCAGTTGCGCTATTACCCGGGTTCGCCGGAGTTGGCGCGGCGTCTGACGCGGCCGCAGGATCGGGTGATGCTCAACGAGAAACACCCGCAAGACGGTGTGTTGCTCAAGGACAACATGGCGGGCGACCGTCGGGTGAAGGTGCATCTGGGTGAAGGCTGGCATGTGCCGCGTGCGATGTTGCCGGTGCAGGAGAAGCGTGCGGTGATGTTGATCGATCCGCCGTTCGAGCAGCTGGATGAGATGCAGCGCTGTGCGGCGTCGCTGAAAGAGGCGATTGGCCGGATGCGGCAAACCGTGGCGGCGATCTGGTACCCGGTGAAGGACCAGCGCATGTTGCGTCGTTTTTATCAGGATCTGGCGGGCACGGGCGCGCCGAAGTTGTTGCGCGTCGAGTTGCTGGTGCATCCGTTGGATACGCCGAACAGTCTGAATGGTTCGGGGCTGGCGATTGCGAATCCGCCGTGGGGTCTGGAAGAGGAATTGCGTGAGTTGCTGCCGTGGTTGTCCAAGAAGCTGGGGCAGACCCAGGGTGGTTGGCAGATGGATTGGTTGATTGCCGAATAG